One window of Methanogenium organophilum genomic DNA carries:
- a CDS encoding phenylacetate--CoA ligase family protein: MKYWNREMETLKGDALHALQAKRLRKTVEQAEKVPFYQKMLKDVGVGSADISTVEDVQKLPFTKKTDLQGGYPFGFFAVPMKEVVRIHTTSGTTGKPTVVGYTRQDLDHWSELIARNLTMIGLTDEDVFQNAVNYGLFTGGLGFHYGAEKVGMTVIPSATGNTRRQIEMIDDFGVTAIHCTPSYAMHIGEVAEQMGTTLPTLKTGIFGAEPWSDNMRNMLEGKLGVTAYDSYGMSEMYGPGAAFECPERNGLHIWHDMYLAEIIDPQTGEVLGPGERGELVVTPLVKEAMPLLRYRTGDITMFLEEECPCGRGMKIARLHGRSDDMLVIRGINVFPSQIEHVLRSVPEVGDEFLVYVDRVNHLDEMTIEVEMNRSAFKGELEDLTRAQNRIVGALKEALNLRTRVQLVEPDSLPRYEGKAKRVVDRRGNEL; this comes from the coding sequence ATGAAATACTGGAACAGGGAGATGGAGACTCTGAAGGGTGATGCATTGCATGCTCTTCAGGCAAAACGGCTCAGAAAAACCGTGGAACAGGCAGAGAAGGTGCCGTTCTACCAGAAGATGCTGAAGGACGTGGGTGTGGGATCTGCAGATATCAGTACTGTCGAGGATGTACAGAAACTGCCCTTCACAAAAAAGACTGATCTGCAGGGTGGCTACCCGTTCGGGTTCTTTGCGGTGCCGATGAAGGAGGTCGTGCGTATCCACACCACGTCCGGGACGACCGGGAAACCGACGGTGGTAGGATATACCCGGCAGGATCTTGACCACTGGTCTGAACTCATTGCACGCAACCTGACGATGATCGGTCTTACGGATGAGGATGTCTTCCAGAATGCGGTAAACTACGGTCTCTTTACCGGGGGACTCGGGTTCCATTACGGTGCGGAGAAGGTCGGGATGACGGTCATCCCGAGCGCTACGGGCAACACCCGGCGGCAGATTGAGATGATCGATGACTTTGGCGTGACTGCCATCCACTGCACACCGAGTTATGCGATGCACATCGGAGAAGTTGCGGAGCAGATGGGGACGACGCTTCCCACCCTGAAGACCGGGATCTTCGGGGCAGAACCCTGGTCTGACAATATGCGCAATATGCTGGAGGGAAAACTCGGGGTTACCGCGTATGATTCATACGGGATGTCCGAGATGTACGGGCCGGGTGCGGCATTTGAGTGCCCGGAGCGAAACGGGCTGCACATCTGGCATGACATGTACCTCGCAGAAATTATCGACCCGCAGACAGGAGAGGTTCTCGGGCCCGGTGAACGTGGGGAACTGGTGGTCACCCCGCTTGTGAAGGAGGCGATGCCTCTTCTCCGCTACCGGACCGGGGATATCACGATGTTTCTGGAAGAGGAATGCCCCTGTGGACGCGGGATGAAGATCGCCCGCCTCCACGGCAGGAGTGATGATATGCTCGTTATCCGGGGGATTAATGTCTTCCCGTCCCAAATAGAGCATGTACTTCGTTCCGTGCCCGAAGTAGGCGATGAATTCCTCGTCTATGTGGACCGGGTGAACCATCTGGACGAGATGACGATTGAAGTGGAGATGAACCGCAGCGCCTTTAAGGGCGAACTTGAAGACCTGACCCGTGCGCAGAACCGCATTGTGGGGGCATTAAAAGAGGCACTCAACCTCCGTACACGTGTGCAACTGGTTGAACCGGATTCCCTGCCCCGCTATGAGGGGAAGGCCAAGCGGGTTGTTGACCGTAGAGGTAATGAACTATGA
- a CDS encoding ACT domain-containing protein, producing MDVTQYTIKQISVFSENKPGRLAAIAGALQDEGINILAFSIAEANGFGVVRALVNKPEAAYTKLNAMGFMVSFTDVIAVKMRDVPGGLFEMAAILSEAGINIEYSYAYSGREAAVLILRVDQVDAAVEKILARGGTLLGADEF from the coding sequence ATGGATGTTACACAATACACTATCAAACAGATCTCGGTCTTCTCCGAGAACAAACCGGGGCGGCTTGCCGCAATTGCAGGCGCCCTGCAGGATGAGGGGATAAACATCCTCGCATTTTCCATCGCTGAAGCAAACGGGTTTGGTGTCGTGCGGGCACTGGTGAATAAGCCGGAGGCCGCCTATACGAAACTCAATGCGATGGGGTTCATGGTCTCTTTCACCGATGTCATCGCGGTGAAGATGCGGGATGTGCCCGGGGGTCTCTTTGAGATGGCCGCCATCCTATCGGAGGCAGGGATCAATATCGAGTATTCGTATGCCTACTCAGGTCGTGAGGCAGCAGTGCTCATTCTCCGGGTGGACCAAGTGGACGCTGCTGTGGAGAAGATTCTTGCACGCGGGGGGACGCTCCTGGGTGCGGATGAATTTTAA
- a CDS encoding manganese efflux pump MntP, whose translation MQAPELLIIAIGLAMDAFAVSVSAGITTRQRLAKTGVMAAAAFGGFQGGMAILGWYAGSAVSSFLTGFGPLIAFLILGGIGIKMIYESREEGTGESPIETLPALTIMAIATSIDALFAGMGIALLGEPVLIPAVVIGAVAAVLSFAGVFAGRRIGHLIGEYAEIAGGLILVAIGLKILFL comes from the coding sequence TTGCAGGCACCGGAACTCTTAATCATCGCCATCGGCCTTGCGATGGACGCATTCGCCGTTTCGGTTTCTGCAGGCATCACCACCAGACAAAGGCTTGCAAAGACCGGCGTCATGGCTGCGGCGGCATTTGGTGGATTCCAGGGAGGCATGGCCATACTCGGATGGTATGCAGGCAGTGCCGTCTCCTCGTTTCTCACAGGATTCGGACCCCTCATCGCATTCCTGATCCTCGGCGGCATCGGCATCAAGATGATCTATGAGAGCCGGGAAGAAGGGACGGGCGAAAGCCCAATTGAGACCCTCCCCGCCCTCACGATAATGGCGATTGCAACATCAATAGACGCCCTCTTCGCCGGGATGGGCATCGCCCTTCTAGGTGAGCCGGTGCTGATTCCAGCGGTTGTCATCGGGGCCGTTGCTGCTGTCCTCTCGTTTGCGGGCGTCTTTGCGGGGAGAAGGATCGGCCACCTGATTGGCGAATATGCCGAGATCGCAGGCGGATTGATCCTCGTGGCGATTGGGCTGAAGATTTTATTTTTGTGA
- a CDS encoding TraB/GumN family protein: protein MGEIKIIGTAHVSQKSVDEVTEAVDSFEPQIVAVELDRGRLMVLKGEAEPPSVDAVLKGGNFSAILAQWLLAYVQRRIGKETGVSPGAEMMAAVELAEERGIPIALADRDIHITFSRFWNLMPLFEKLKMVYTLVGSVAGAGKAGEEIDIDSMTDQDMISAAMDEFRRFAPKGAAALIDERDAYLAHAIHDLGRGYDRVLAVVGAGHQEGIARYLEHPETLPTKASLTETPKTFPWAKFIGFFILVIFVFFLILIAFSGAGLDVLLSAMIWWVLINGILAAIGVFAAGGHPFSALTAFAVAWMTSLNPFMAAGWFAAITEAKIRRPSASDFSRIAEADDLEVMRKNPLFKVVLVAALANIGSIIGTFVYIIFIMPILGIDPREILSAGLTNLMAFLGGILPF from the coding sequence TTGGGTGAAATAAAAATAATCGGGACGGCACACGTCTCGCAGAAGAGCGTCGATGAAGTAACAGAAGCCGTCGACTCCTTTGAACCGCAGATTGTGGCAGTCGAACTGGATCGGGGCCGCCTGATGGTGCTGAAAGGGGAAGCAGAGCCCCCATCTGTAGATGCTGTCCTGAAGGGCGGGAACTTCTCCGCCATCCTTGCCCAGTGGCTGCTTGCCTATGTCCAGCGCCGTATCGGTAAAGAGACCGGCGTTTCACCCGGTGCAGAGATGATGGCAGCCGTTGAACTGGCAGAAGAACGCGGCATCCCCATAGCGCTTGCAGATCGCGACATCCATATCACCTTCAGCAGGTTCTGGAACCTGATGCCTCTTTTCGAGAAACTAAAGATGGTATACACCCTCGTGGGTTCGGTGGCAGGCGCAGGGAAGGCAGGCGAAGAGATAGACATCGACTCAATGACCGATCAGGACATGATATCGGCTGCGATGGACGAATTCCGCCGGTTTGCGCCAAAAGGAGCCGCTGCACTCATTGATGAGCGCGATGCCTATCTCGCCCATGCCATCCACGACCTTGGCAGGGGATACGACCGTGTTCTTGCCGTGGTCGGCGCAGGTCACCAGGAAGGTATCGCCCGGTATCTGGAGCATCCGGAGACACTGCCCACCAAGGCAAGCCTTACCGAAACACCGAAGACCTTCCCGTGGGCGAAGTTTATCGGGTTCTTTATCCTTGTCATCTTTGTCTTTTTCCTTATTCTCATCGCATTCTCCGGTGCGGGGCTTGATGTGCTCCTCTCTGCGATGATCTGGTGGGTGCTGATAAACGGTATTCTTGCGGCAATCGGGGTCTTTGCCGCCGGAGGACATCCCTTCTCGGCACTGACCGCTTTTGCGGTCGCATGGATGACGTCACTCAACCCCTTCATGGCAGCCGGGTGGTTTGCCGCGATCACAGAAGCAAAGATCCGTCGCCCGTCGGCCTCGGACTTCAGCCGTATAGCTGAAGCAGACGATCTGGAGGTTATGCGGAAGAACCCGCTTTTCAAAGTGGTCCTTGTCGCCGCACTTGCAAACATCGGGAGCATCATCGGGACGTTTGTCTACATCATCTTTATCATGCCCATCCTCGGTATCGACCCGAGGGAGATTCTCAGTGCGGGACTGACCAACCTGATGGCATTTCTGGGGGGCATTCTGCCCTTCTGA
- a CDS encoding orotidine 5'-phosphate decarboxylase / HUMPS family protein produces the protein MNSPHLQVALDIQEAGRAVPIAQEAVAGGADWIEAGTPLIKSAGMDAVRRLREAFPDNEIIADMKIADTGTIEVEMAAKAGASIVCVLADADDAVIQDAVRAARLYGVRLMADLINTGNPAERSRELETLGIDIINAHVGIDQQMIGKSSLDTLSAIIDEVTIPVAVAGGLDARSAAQAVAAGAAIVIVGGNIVRSNDVTGSAAQIRAAINDPSVVPPKKQSKDEEIREIFLQVSAPNVTDAMHRTGAMQRVISICGRVRMAGPAVTVQTFGGDWAKPVESIDVAKEGEVIVINNSGDSSVSPWGELATLSAMNRKVAGIVIDGPVRDVDDIREYGFPVFATGVVPNAGEPKGFGEIGAGITCCSQTVRPGDWIVGDESGVVVVPRERAYEVARRALEVNKTERRIREEIRRGATLAAVTELLKWEKK, from the coding sequence ATGAATTCTCCCCATCTGCAGGTCGCTCTTGATATTCAGGAGGCCGGCCGTGCAGTGCCAATCGCTCAGGAGGCGGTTGCAGGCGGTGCCGACTGGATTGAGGCCGGCACCCCGCTCATTAAAAGTGCCGGCATGGACGCAGTCCGCCGCCTCAGAGAGGCGTTCCCGGATAATGAAATTATTGCCGACATGAAGATTGCCGACACCGGCACCATCGAAGTCGAGATGGCGGCAAAGGCCGGTGCAAGCATTGTCTGTGTGCTCGCAGATGCGGACGATGCGGTCATTCAGGATGCGGTGCGGGCGGCACGCCTCTACGGGGTGCGCCTGATGGCAGACCTCATCAATACCGGAAACCCGGCAGAACGGTCCCGTGAACTGGAGACGCTGGGGATTGATATCATCAACGCCCACGTGGGGATTGACCAGCAGATGATCGGCAAAAGCTCGCTGGACACACTCTCTGCCATCATTGATGAAGTAACGATACCGGTGGCTGTGGCAGGCGGTCTTGACGCGCGATCGGCGGCACAGGCGGTGGCGGCAGGGGCTGCAATCGTCATTGTCGGTGGAAATATCGTTCGGTCTAATGACGTGACCGGCTCCGCGGCACAGATACGGGCCGCAATTAACGACCCGTCCGTTGTGCCGCCAAAAAAGCAGTCAAAAGACGAGGAGATCCGGGAGATCTTTTTACAGGTCTCGGCACCAAATGTGACCGATGCGATGCACCGCACTGGGGCAATGCAACGTGTGATCTCTATCTGTGGAAGGGTGCGGATGGCAGGCCCTGCGGTTACTGTGCAGACCTTCGGCGGTGACTGGGCAAAACCGGTGGAGTCAATCGATGTGGCAAAGGAAGGGGAGGTCATTGTTATAAACAACTCCGGGGACTCCTCGGTATCGCCGTGGGGCGAACTTGCGACCCTCTCGGCGATGAACCGGAAGGTGGCGGGCATTGTCATCGATGGGCCGGTGCGTGACGTGGACGATATCCGGGAATATGGCTTTCCCGTCTTTGCAACAGGTGTGGTGCCCAATGCCGGGGAGCCAAAAGGGTTCGGCGAGATTGGTGCAGGCATCACCTGCTGCAGCCAGACGGTCCGGCCCGGCGACTGGATTGTGGGGGATGAATCAGGCGTTGTGGTCGTGCCGCGTGAGCGTGCCTATGAGGTGGCACGCCGGGCGCTTGAGGTCAACAAGACAGAACGGCGCATCAGAGAGGAGATCCGCCGGGGTGCCACCCTTGCTGCGGTGACAGAACTCCTGAAATGGGAGAAGAAATAG
- a CDS encoding phenylacetate--CoA ligase family protein, with product MIAWDPNMELMPEAELKKMQFKLLKTLVYRLYSFSNFYHERMVAHGVHPDDITRLEDVAKLPYMVKSDLRDNYPDKIFTADPEELVRYHVSSGTTGKPTVVGYTKNDLENWTESLARALTSCGVGRGDVVQVAYGYGLFTGGLGLHYGAERIGASVVPASVGNTERQLELMQDLRVTAICCTPSYLVHIGETAKKMGISIKDDTRLKRAILGAEPWSDQMRERIEEEMGIKAYNIYGTSELSGPMFTDCAEQNGIHMWSDIALVEIIDPETGRPVPDGEQGEMVVTILQKEALPIIRYRTGDITSIDHTPCQCGRTHPRIARLSGRVDDMLIIRGINVFPSQVEHALLGIPEVSGNFMIEVDRVGALDHMLVKVELNPEAFSDKINDILDIRRKVGHTLKNMLNVSVDVEISEPGSLPRFEGKAQRVIDRRVL from the coding sequence ATGATTGCATGGGACCCGAATATGGAACTGATGCCGGAAGCTGAACTGAAGAAAATGCAGTTTAAGCTCCTGAAAACACTGGTGTATCGATTGTACTCGTTTTCGAACTTTTATCACGAACGGATGGTGGCCCACGGGGTTCACCCCGACGACATCACCCGACTGGAGGATGTGGCGAAGCTCCCGTATATGGTGAAGTCCGACCTGCGGGACAACTATCCTGATAAGATATTCACGGCAGACCCGGAGGAACTGGTGCGCTACCATGTCTCATCCGGAACAACCGGAAAACCGACGGTGGTGGGATACACCAAAAATGACCTGGAGAACTGGACCGAGTCTCTCGCACGTGCCCTCACTTCATGCGGTGTCGGTCGCGGCGACGTAGTGCAGGTGGCGTATGGTTACGGCCTTTTCACGGGCGGCCTCGGCCTTCACTATGGGGCAGAACGCATCGGTGCCTCTGTGGTGCCGGCATCAGTGGGCAATACCGAACGCCAGCTTGAACTGATGCAGGATTTACGGGTGACGGCCATCTGCTGCACCCCTTCGTACCTGGTGCATATCGGTGAGACGGCAAAGAAAATGGGCATCTCCATCAAAGATGACACCCGCCTGAAGAGAGCGATTCTCGGGGCAGAACCCTGGTCCGACCAGATGCGGGAGCGTATTGAAGAAGAGATGGGCATAAAGGCTTACAACATCTACGGCACCTCTGAGCTGTCCGGCCCGATGTTTACGGATTGTGCCGAGCAGAACGGGATTCACATGTGGAGTGATATCGCTCTGGTCGAAATCATCGACCCGGAGACCGGCCGTCCCGTGCCGGACGGAGAACAGGGTGAGATGGTGGTGACCATTCTCCAGAAAGAGGCGCTTCCCATCATCCGCTACCGGACAGGCGATATCACATCAATTGATCACACGCCCTGCCAGTGTGGCCGCACGCACCCGCGTATCGCCCGCCTCTCCGGGAGGGTCGATGACATGCTCATTATCCGCGGCATCAATGTATTCCCATCGCAGGTGGAGCATGCACTCCTCGGCATCCCCGAGGTCTCCGGCAATTTCATGATTGAAGTGGACCGGGTGGGTGCCCTTGACCATATGCTTGTCAAAGTGGAGCTCAATCCGGAGGCGTTCTCTGACAAAATCAACGATATTCTGGATATACGCCGCAAGGTAGGACACACGCTTAAGAATATGCTCAACGTAAGTGTTGATGTAGAGATCAGTGAACCGGGGTCACTGCCGCGGTTCGAGGGAAAAGCACAACGTGTCATTGACAGGAGGGTTCTGTAA
- a CDS encoding nitroreductase family protein, translating to MNLGTTIIKGRRSIRNYKDEPVPLEVIEQAMECARLAPTARNGQPWLFGFTETKETLEKLGELASHGKFIAGAPICFAIFGLRDEKFYVEDCSAATQNLILGLWAYGVSSCWVAGDKMDYNEEVRKLMNVPPEYTLVSLIPAGYPAIGERMVPPQKKSFDDVTFKETFQD from the coding sequence ATGAATCTTGGAACAACCATCATCAAGGGCCGGCGCAGTATCCGGAACTACAAGGATGAGCCCGTCCCTCTGGAAGTAATCGAGCAGGCAATGGAATGTGCACGTCTGGCACCGACCGCCAGAAACGGTCAGCCATGGCTCTTCGGTTTCACCGAAACCAAAGAGACCCTGGAGAAACTGGGTGAACTGGCAAGCCACGGCAAATTTATTGCAGGCGCCCCCATCTGTTTCGCCATCTTCGGCCTCCGGGATGAGAAATTTTATGTGGAAGATTGCAGCGCGGCCACACAGAACCTAATCCTTGGTCTCTGGGCATATGGTGTGTCCTCCTGCTGGGTTGCAGGAGACAAGATGGACTACAACGAAGAAGTGCGCAAGCTGATGAACGTACCGCCGGAGTACACCCTTGTATCGCTCATTCCTGCCGGATATCCGGCCATCGGAGAGCGTATGGTGCCGCCGCAGAAGAAGTCGTTTGACGATGTCACGTTCAAAGAGACCTTCCAGGACTAA
- a CDS encoding YkgJ family cysteine cluster protein, with amino-acid sequence MEKVHDLAEEIRKTGFQCLMCGGCCARGEDDGMLVLVSAPEIRAIMDHTGLAWDEIAEPYPEWIPAEGGGEFTLAWCLRRTEKACIFLDEQKRCTIYPARPLICRTYPFALEEGSLSVYACPGTGHTPSCSEAETLAEECIRRDSAETKDAERTREIFMTMELGPNEHAVVDSEGVKRIWVK; translated from the coding sequence GAAATCCGCAAAACCGGATTTCAATGCCTGATGTGCGGCGGATGCTGCGCGAGAGGGGAGGATGACGGCATGCTCGTCCTCGTAAGTGCACCCGAGATACGGGCGATTATGGATCACACGGGTCTCGCATGGGACGAAATTGCAGAGCCATATCCCGAATGGATTCCCGCGGAAGGCGGTGGAGAATTTACCCTCGCCTGGTGTCTTCGCCGGACAGAGAAGGCCTGCATCTTTCTGGACGAACAGAAGAGATGTACGATATATCCGGCACGCCCCCTTATCTGCCGGACATACCCGTTTGCACTGGAAGAAGGAAGCCTGTCCGTATATGCATGTCCGGGGACAGGACATACACCTTCATGCAGTGAGGCGGAAACCCTTGCAGAGGAATGTATCCGACGTGACAGCGCAGAGACGAAAGACGCCGAACGCACAAGAGAGATATTTATGACAATGGAGCTTGGTCCAAACGAACACGCCGTCGTGGACAGTGAAGGAGTGAAACGAATTTGGGTGAAATAA